In Aureibaculum algae, the following are encoded in one genomic region:
- a CDS encoding DinB family protein, translating into MIYKLQLISISILFIIISSFTSQAQTIKAEKGYTQQIGNMVSMLEDLKSRVTRNVKNLSLEETDFLLDTDANRIGALIYHLAATEKYYQLYTFENRGFNKGEEKWTTALSLGDNARGVLKDKHISYYLAIWDEVRKETLQLLKTKNDKWFESGVKNSNMNNHFAWYHVMEHQANHMGQIALISKRVKK; encoded by the coding sequence ATGATTTATAAACTTCAACTTATTTCAATCTCAATACTATTTATTATAATATCTAGTTTTACTAGTCAAGCACAAACCATCAAAGCAGAAAAAGGGTATACCCAACAGATAGGGAATATGGTGTCTATGCTAGAGGACTTAAAAAGTCGAGTTACTCGTAATGTTAAAAATTTAAGCCTAGAGGAAACAGATTTTTTACTAGATACTGATGCTAATAGAATTGGTGCATTAATATATCATTTAGCAGCTACTGAAAAATACTATCAACTATACACTTTTGAGAATAGAGGTTTTAATAAAGGGGAAGAAAAATGGACAACTGCTTTAAGTTTAGGAGACAATGCAAGAGGGGTTTTAAAAGATAAACATATATCGTATTATCTCGCTATTTGGGATGAGGTTAGAAAGGAAACGTTACAATTATTAAAAACCAAGAATGATAAATGGTTTGAATCCGGCGTAAAAAATAGCAATATGAACAATCATTTTGCGTGGTATCATGTCATGGAACATCAAGCCAATCATATGGGACAAATAGCATTAATAAGCAAAAGGGTTAAGAAGTAA